In Gemmatimonadota bacterium, the sequence GGGTAGAGACGTCGCCCTGCGGAGCTGCTCGATGGCCTCGGGCACTCGGTCGCGCCGCTTGAGCGTGTTGGCGAACCCGACGCGGAAGGCGATGGCGGTGGGCTCGATCGCCACGGCGCGCTCGTGATGGTAGACAGCGTCGTCCCAGTTCGCCTGGGCCAGCGCTTCACCGC encodes:
- a CDS encoding tetratricopeptide repeat protein, encoding GEALAQANWDDAVYHHERAVAIEPTAIAFRVGFANTLKRRDRVPEAIEQLRRATSLPFLHPGDSDYQGLAHRYLNELLAEGNG